From a single Cupriavidus taiwanensis LMG 19424 genomic region:
- the tcdA gene encoding tRNA cyclic N6-threonylcarbamoyladenosine(37) synthase TcdA, translated as MNDAAHELAGLPEPLTHESPADDDYHRRFGGVARLYGAAGLARLEAANVCVVGIGGVGSWAAEALARNAVGRITLIDLDHIALSNTNRQIHALGDAYGRAKVEAMAERIVAINPRCRVTQVDDFVTVDNVPDVLGAGYDYVIDAIDAVRVKTAMLGWARRQGVPVITCGGAGGQLDPTRVRIDDLARTIQDPLLSKVRAGLRKQWGFTRDPKKKFGIAAVYSDEPLQYPEPEQQACEIDEAPPPEVPSGSPAARGPHGLACAGFGSSVAVTAVFGLVAASAVIGAIARG; from the coding sequence ATGAATGATGCCGCACACGAGCTGGCTGGCCTGCCCGAGCCGCTGACCCATGAAAGCCCGGCCGACGACGACTACCATCGCCGCTTCGGCGGCGTGGCGCGGCTGTACGGCGCCGCCGGGCTGGCCCGGCTGGAGGCGGCGAACGTGTGCGTGGTCGGCATCGGTGGGGTCGGCAGCTGGGCAGCCGAGGCGCTGGCGCGCAACGCGGTAGGCCGTATCACGCTGATCGACCTGGACCATATCGCGCTGTCCAACACCAACCGCCAGATCCATGCACTGGGCGACGCCTACGGGCGTGCCAAGGTCGAGGCCATGGCCGAGCGCATTGTCGCGATCAACCCGCGTTGCCGCGTGACCCAGGTCGACGACTTCGTCACCGTCGACAACGTGCCGGACGTGCTCGGCGCCGGCTATGACTATGTGATCGACGCCATCGACGCGGTCCGCGTCAAGACCGCCATGCTGGGCTGGGCTCGGCGCCAGGGCGTGCCGGTGATCACCTGCGGCGGCGCCGGCGGCCAGCTCGACCCCACGCGCGTGCGCATCGACGACCTTGCGCGCACGATCCAGGACCCGCTGCTGTCCAAGGTGCGCGCCGGCCTGCGCAAGCAGTGGGGCTTTACCCGCGACCCGAAAAAGAAGTTCGGCATCGCCGCGGTCTATTCCGACGAGCCGCTGCAATACCCGGAGCCCGAGCAGCAGGCCTGCGAGATCGACGAGGCACCGCCGCCGGAGGTTCCGTCCGGCTCGCCCGCCGCGCGCGGGCCGCACGGGCTGGCTTGCGCGGGCTTCGGCTCGTCGGTGGCGGTGACGGCGGTGTTCGGCCTGGTCGCGGCGTCGGCGGTGATCGGCGCGATCGCGCGCGGCTGA
- the trxA gene encoding thioredoxin: MSDVTLQNFETEVIDASRQMPVLVDFWAPWCGPCRTLGPMLERLEAEADGQWKLAKVNVDENQELAAHFGVRSIPHVVAIADGQAVDQFTGVLPESGLREFLARLAPGQGRSPLDDAMELAAAGNRDGAETLFADAIAADPESDAPRLAYIGFLLDGNAIDRARTEFAALSPRAEQADGYGALRTRIEAMENAAGLPDAATLAGRIDADPRDLAARMDLARLMIAQQQYEPALEQLLAIVRTDRGFEEDIGRRTMLSVFEMLADRPDVVSRWRRQLSTSLN; this comes from the coding sequence ATGAGCGACGTCACCCTGCAGAATTTCGAAACCGAAGTGATCGACGCCTCGCGCCAGATGCCGGTGCTGGTCGATTTCTGGGCCCCGTGGTGCGGCCCCTGCCGCACGCTGGGCCCGATGCTCGAACGCCTGGAAGCCGAGGCCGACGGCCAGTGGAAGCTGGCCAAGGTCAATGTCGACGAGAACCAGGAGCTGGCCGCGCACTTCGGCGTGCGCAGCATTCCGCATGTGGTGGCGATTGCCGACGGCCAGGCGGTGGACCAGTTCACCGGCGTGCTGCCAGAGTCAGGCCTGCGCGAGTTCCTGGCCAGGCTGGCGCCGGGCCAGGGCCGGTCGCCGCTGGACGATGCCATGGAACTGGCCGCCGCGGGCAACCGCGACGGCGCCGAGACCCTGTTCGCCGATGCGATCGCGGCGGATCCGGAATCCGATGCCCCGCGCCTGGCCTATATCGGCTTCCTGCTAGACGGCAACGCCATCGACCGCGCCAGGACCGAGTTCGCGGCGCTGTCGCCGCGCGCTGAGCAGGCAGATGGCTACGGCGCGCTGCGCACGCGCATCGAGGCGATGGAGAACGCCGCCGGCCTGCCCGATGCGGCCACGCTCGCCGGCCGCATCGACGCCGATCCGCGCGACCTCGCCGCGCGCATGGACCTGGCGCGGCTGATGATCGCGCAGCAGCAATACGAGCCCGCGCTGGAACAGCTGCTGGCGATCGTGCGCACCGACCGCGGCTTCGAAGAAGATATCGGCCGCCGGACCATGCTGTCGGTGTTCGAGATGCTGGCCGACCGGCCGGACGTGGTGTCGCGCTGGCGCCGCCAGCTGAGCACGTCGCTGAACTGA
- a CDS encoding cupin domain-containing protein, which produces MTAPRLIDFKTEPAPSHDRPRPDRLVSGNPDRTTWTHYSAQHGDFDCGIWACEPGAWRIAFPAGKEEFFHIISGRIRISDDSGQASEFGPGDACVIPGGFTGVFQVLDPVRKYFVVIDRDAARQA; this is translated from the coding sequence ATGACCGCGCCCCGCCTGATCGACTTCAAGACCGAACCCGCCCCCAGCCATGACCGCCCGCGCCCCGACCGGCTGGTGTCGGGCAATCCGGACCGCACCACCTGGACGCACTACAGCGCGCAGCACGGCGATTTCGATTGCGGTATCTGGGCGTGCGAGCCCGGTGCGTGGCGCATCGCCTTCCCGGCGGGGAAGGAAGAATTCTTCCACATCATCAGCGGCCGCATCCGCATCAGCGACGACAGCGGCCAGGCCAGCGAATTCGGCCCCGGCGACGCCTGCGTGATCCCGGGCGGCTTTACCGGCGTGTTCCAGGTGCTGGACCCGGTGCGCAAATACTTCGTGGTGATCGACCGCGACGCGGCGCGCCAGGCCTGA
- a CDS encoding SAM-dependent methyltransferase, whose translation MFFKQTLEKQLDNWIADLRENANLPVSLRLWNGAEYPLGQFDKPEVTLTVREAAALPLLLTPSLDNLGEAYVQGKIDFEGRLADIIKVGYGFSAAATRRAGGALYKVAQHFSHTRQQDRESIQYHYDVSNDFYQLWLDPNMVYSCAYFENGDEDLATAQIKKIDHILTKIRLQPGQTLLDIGCGWGALVLRAAQKFGARCVGITLSQNQFDLATERVRAAGLSDRIEIRLQDYRDTTGIFDRITSVGMFEHVGKDNLPGYFGRIRELLADDGFAMNHGITSPDPDNGATPMDGAEFMDRYVFPQGELPHIGLVLRTLQQGGLEAFDVELLRRHYARTLHHWADNFEARGDTIRSMVGEKKYRIWRVYLAGCAHAFETEKMSIYQVVCHKSGLQADSLPWSRRYIYDQPIGGND comes from the coding sequence ATGTTTTTCAAGCAAACCCTGGAAAAGCAACTCGACAACTGGATCGCCGACCTGCGAGAGAACGCCAATCTCCCGGTCAGCCTGCGGCTGTGGAATGGCGCCGAATACCCGCTCGGGCAATTCGACAAGCCGGAGGTGACGCTGACCGTGCGCGAAGCCGCGGCCCTGCCGCTGTTGCTGACCCCGAGCCTGGACAACCTGGGCGAGGCCTACGTCCAGGGCAAGATCGATTTCGAGGGCCGGCTGGCGGACATCATCAAGGTGGGCTACGGCTTCTCGGCCGCGGCGACGCGGCGCGCCGGCGGGGCGCTGTACAAGGTGGCGCAGCACTTCTCGCATACCAGGCAGCAAGACAGGGAGTCGATCCAGTACCACTACGACGTCTCCAACGACTTCTACCAGCTCTGGCTCGACCCCAACATGGTCTATTCCTGCGCCTACTTCGAAAACGGCGATGAAGACCTGGCCACCGCGCAGATCAAGAAGATCGACCATATCCTGACCAAGATCCGGCTGCAGCCGGGCCAGACGCTGCTCGACATCGGCTGCGGCTGGGGCGCGCTGGTGCTGCGCGCGGCGCAGAAGTTCGGCGCGCGCTGCGTCGGCATCACGCTGTCGCAGAACCAGTTCGACCTGGCCACCGAGCGGGTACGGGCCGCGGGCCTGTCCGACCGCATCGAGATCCGGCTGCAGGACTACCGCGACACCACCGGCATTTTCGACCGCATCACCAGCGTCGGCATGTTCGAGCACGTGGGCAAGGACAACCTGCCCGGCTATTTCGGACGCATCCGCGAACTGCTGGCCGACGACGGCTTCGCCATGAACCACGGCATCACCTCGCCCGACCCCGACAACGGCGCGACGCCGATGGACGGTGCCGAGTTCATGGACCGCTACGTGTTCCCGCAGGGCGAGCTGCCGCATATCGGGCTGGTGCTGCGCACGCTGCAGCAGGGCGGCCTGGAAGCCTTCGACGTCGAGCTGCTGCGCCGGCACTACGCGCGCACGCTGCACCACTGGGCCGACAACTTCGAGGCGCGCGGCGACACCATCCGCAGCATGGTGGGCGAGAAAAAGTACCGCATCTGGCGCGTGTACCTGGCCGGCTGCGCGCATGCCTTCGAGACCGAGAAGATGTCGATCTACCAGGTGGTGTGCCACAAGTCCGGGCTGCAGGCCGACTCGCTGCCGTGGTCGCGCCGCTATATCTACGACCAGCCCATCGGCGGCAACGACTGA
- a CDS encoding AAA family ATPase yields the protein MPRLIFFCGHAGTGKTTLAHRLIGPLMQATGEPFCLLDKDTLYGRYSAAAMAAITGDPNDRDSPAYLDHLRDPEYQGLLDTARENLALGISVIVIGPLSREVRAHLLNDPDWLQVPAGTTVRTVWVHLPEDEAHARIVRRGNPNDAYKLAHWDAYRTRRFMPAPADYPELIFFDNQAPAQADIDALLRALSA from the coding sequence ATGCCACGACTGATTTTCTTCTGCGGCCATGCCGGCACCGGCAAGACCACCCTCGCCCACCGCCTGATCGGCCCGCTGATGCAGGCCACCGGCGAGCCGTTCTGCCTGCTCGACAAGGACACGCTGTACGGCCGCTACAGCGCCGCGGCCATGGCCGCCATCACCGGCGACCCCAACGACCGCGACAGCCCGGCCTACCTGGACCACCTGCGCGACCCCGAATACCAGGGCCTGCTCGACACCGCGCGCGAGAACCTGGCGCTGGGCATCAGCGTGATCGTGATCGGCCCGCTGTCGCGCGAGGTCCGCGCCCACCTGCTGAACGACCCGGACTGGCTGCAGGTGCCGGCCGGCACCACCGTGCGCACGGTCTGGGTCCACCTGCCGGAGGACGAGGCCCACGCGCGCATCGTCCGCCGCGGCAATCCCAACGACGCCTACAAGCTGGCGCACTGGGACGCGTACCGGACCCGGCGCTTTATGCCCGCGCCCGCCGACTATCCGGAACTGATCTTTTTCGACAACCAGGCACCGGCGCAGGCCGACATCGACGCGCTGCTGCGCGCGCTGAGCGCCTGA
- a CDS encoding AsmA family protein, protein MPVRRKVVLWSVLTPVALIALLVVVILTFDWNRIKPWLNDRVSEAIGRPFAINGDLTVTWRRGEGEKGWRTLVPWPRLSARDITVGNPDWAAQPNMATVRELIFVLRPLPLLANEIAVPTIVIDSPAVWLERLADSRNNWTFDTGPKEGTSKWQLDVGEVVLARGNLALTDQLKKISLQAELDTIGNAPLYDKARDGALVEPQASAVPPGPPGSAAQAASAPRAGGPASAAPANGGDGRYGVRWKATGRYNEATINASGKAGTVLSLRNTDVPFPIQADVRVGTTRAQIEGTVTNPAHLAALDVHLTLAGDSMARLYALTGVVLPSTPPYQTRGRLMATLRKEGSIYEYQKFTGRVGGSDLSGTLTFTKRDPRPLLAGNLVSNQLRFVDLAPLIGADAKPGRPAKDSPVAQPADKALPVAPFRTERWDEIDADVHFTGKRIIRDAELPITDLVTHLKLQDGVLLLDPLNFGVAGGNLVSTVRLDGKREPMGAMVDLTARRMKLKQLFPTFDLMRASIGELNGSAKLSATGNSVAALLGSSNGEARLLVENGTVSKFLLEAIGLNVGSLVVSKLFGDKPVQINCGVSDFAMTDGVARARTFVLDTQDAVIETTGGIDLRSERLALTIHPDSKGLRIFSLRSPLYVGGTMKNPRVSPDIGVLALRAGGALSLALLAPVATAVLPLIDLSPGGEDTQCARLLAELRKRPTAPPPGKTYKDPKAAEAPAGGGAAATASRPAAPAATAARPGKPAAAPRDPPRPASPPQRPANDRSFYQGG, encoded by the coding sequence ATGCCCGTGCGCCGCAAGGTCGTTCTGTGGAGTGTCCTGACACCGGTCGCGCTGATCGCGCTGCTGGTGGTCGTGATCCTGACCTTCGACTGGAACCGGATCAAGCCCTGGCTCAACGACCGCGTCTCCGAAGCCATCGGCCGCCCCTTTGCCATCAATGGCGACCTGACCGTGACGTGGCGCCGCGGCGAGGGCGAGAAAGGCTGGCGCACGCTGGTGCCGTGGCCGCGGCTGTCGGCGCGCGATATCACCGTCGGCAACCCGGACTGGGCCGCGCAGCCCAATATGGCGACCGTGCGCGAGCTGATCTTCGTGCTGCGCCCGCTGCCGCTGCTGGCCAACGAGATCGCGGTGCCGACCATCGTCATCGACAGCCCGGCGGTATGGCTGGAGCGCCTGGCCGACAGCCGCAACAACTGGACCTTCGATACCGGCCCGAAAGAGGGCACCTCGAAATGGCAGCTGGATGTCGGCGAGGTGGTGCTGGCGCGCGGCAACCTGGCGCTGACCGACCAGCTCAAGAAGATCTCGCTGCAAGCGGAACTCGACACCATCGGCAACGCGCCGCTCTATGACAAGGCGCGCGACGGCGCGCTGGTCGAGCCGCAGGCCTCGGCCGTGCCGCCCGGACCGCCGGGCAGCGCCGCGCAGGCGGCCTCGGCGCCGCGTGCCGGCGGCCCGGCCTCCGCGGCACCCGCCAACGGCGGCGACGGCCGCTACGGCGTGCGCTGGAAAGCGACCGGGCGCTACAACGAGGCCACCATCAACGCCAGCGGCAAGGCCGGCACGGTGCTGAGCCTGCGCAATACCGACGTGCCCTTCCCAATCCAGGCCGACGTGCGCGTGGGCACCACGCGCGCGCAGATCGAAGGCACGGTCACCAATCCGGCGCACCTGGCGGCGCTGGATGTGCACCTGACCCTGGCCGGCGACAGCATGGCCAGGCTCTACGCGCTGACCGGCGTGGTGCTGCCATCGACGCCGCCCTACCAGACCCGCGGCCGGCTGATGGCCACGCTGCGCAAGGAGGGTTCGATCTACGAGTACCAGAAGTTCACCGGCCGCGTCGGCGGCAGCGACCTGTCCGGCACGCTGACCTTTACCAAGCGCGACCCGCGCCCGCTGCTGGCCGGCAACCTGGTGTCGAACCAGTTGCGCTTCGTCGACCTGGCCCCGCTGATCGGCGCCGACGCCAAGCCAGGCCGCCCGGCCAAGGACAGCCCGGTGGCCCAGCCGGCGGACAAGGCGCTGCCGGTGGCGCCGTTCCGCACCGAGCGCTGGGACGAGATCGACGCCGACGTGCACTTCACCGGCAAGCGCATCATCCGCGATGCCGAGCTGCCGATCACGGACCTGGTCACGCACCTGAAGCTGCAGGACGGCGTACTGCTGCTCGACCCGCTCAACTTCGGCGTGGCCGGCGGCAACCTGGTGTCGACGGTGCGGCTCGACGGCAAGCGCGAGCCCATGGGCGCGATGGTCGACCTGACCGCGCGGCGCATGAAGCTCAAGCAGCTGTTCCCGACCTTCGACCTGATGCGTGCCAGCATCGGCGAACTCAACGGCAGCGCCAAGCTGTCGGCCACCGGCAATTCGGTGGCGGCGCTGCTGGGCTCGTCCAACGGCGAGGCGCGGCTGCTGGTCGAGAACGGCACGGTCAGCAAGTTCCTGCTCGAGGCCATCGGCCTGAACGTCGGCAGCCTGGTGGTGTCGAAGCTGTTCGGCGACAAGCCGGTGCAGATCAACTGCGGCGTCAGCGACTTCGCCATGACCGACGGCGTGGCCCGCGCGCGCACCTTCGTGCTCGACACGCAGGATGCGGTGATCGAGACCACCGGCGGCATCGACCTGCGCAGCGAGCGGCTGGCGCTGACCATCCACCCCGACTCCAAGGGCCTGCGCATCTTCTCGCTGCGCTCGCCGCTGTATGTCGGCGGCACCATGAAGAACCCGCGCGTCAGCCCCGATATCGGCGTGCTGGCGCTGCGCGCCGGCGGCGCGCTGTCGCTGGCGCTGCTGGCGCCGGTCGCCACCGCCGTACTGCCGCTGATCGACCTCTCCCCGGGCGGCGAGGACACGCAGTGCGCCAGGTTGCTGGCCGAACTGCGCAAGCGCCCCACCGCGCCGCCGCCCGGCAAGACCTACAAGGACCCGAAGGCAGCGGAAGCGCCCGCCGGTGGCGGCGCGGCGGCCACCGCCAGCCGGCCCGCTGCGCCGGCCGCCACGGCAGCGCGTCCCGGCAAGCCCGCCGCCGCCCCGCGCGATCCGCCCCGGCCCGCCAGCCCGCCCCAGCGTCCGGCCAACGACCGGTCCTTCTACCAGGGCGGCTGA
- a CDS encoding MFS transporter: MTLTHAAVPPITWLIALTVCNHVAFNASRVVVSLFAISLKASTVTLGVLMSLYAVLPMLLAIRAGKRIDQIGPRKPMMAGSLMVVGGTLLPALWHELGALYLSCALIGVGFMLVQVAMQLLIGQVSTDATRLRNYTWHALGLSVSGTLGPVAMGYVIEHAGFRPAFAVLVAVALAGQAGLQWVRPRLPAQGGNAGRIAIEDGSRRSTLDLLQHPELRAVFVASAVLSAAWDLHAFLIPIQGSRIGLSPSSIGWVLGTFAIATFAIRVAMPAVSRRLSEWKIIRAALLVGALAYLAYPFVAHFWLMCVLAFVLGLALGSAQPNVMNILHTASPHGRAGEALGLRSAVLNTSQVVWPLTFGVVGTALGMLPIFLSMAGAMGAAGYYSRRQGRKALAPPASSATGG, from the coding sequence ATGACGCTGACGCATGCCGCCGTCCCGCCGATCACCTGGCTGATCGCACTGACGGTGTGCAACCACGTGGCCTTCAATGCCAGCCGCGTGGTGGTGTCGCTGTTCGCGATTTCCCTCAAGGCCTCCACCGTCACGCTGGGCGTGCTGATGTCGCTGTACGCGGTGCTGCCGATGCTGCTGGCGATTCGCGCCGGCAAGCGCATCGACCAGATCGGCCCGCGCAAGCCGATGATGGCGGGCTCGCTGATGGTGGTGGGCGGGACGCTGCTGCCGGCGCTGTGGCACGAACTGGGCGCGCTGTACCTGTCGTGCGCGCTGATCGGGGTCGGCTTCATGCTGGTCCAGGTCGCGATGCAGCTCCTGATCGGGCAGGTCTCGACCGATGCCACCCGGCTGCGCAACTACACCTGGCATGCGCTGGGGCTGTCGGTGTCCGGCACGCTTGGGCCGGTGGCGATGGGCTACGTGATCGAGCATGCGGGCTTCCGCCCCGCGTTCGCGGTGCTGGTGGCAGTGGCGCTGGCGGGCCAGGCCGGCCTGCAATGGGTGCGTCCGCGTCTGCCCGCGCAAGGCGGCAACGCCGGGCGCATCGCCATCGAGGACGGCAGCCGCCGCTCGACGCTGGACCTGCTGCAGCACCCCGAACTGCGCGCGGTCTTCGTCGCCAGCGCGGTGCTGTCGGCCGCATGGGACCTGCACGCGTTCCTGATCCCGATCCAGGGCTCGCGCATCGGGCTGTCGCCGTCGTCGATCGGCTGGGTGCTGGGCACGTTCGCCATTGCCACCTTTGCCATCCGCGTGGCGATGCCGGCGGTGTCGCGCCGGCTGTCGGAATGGAAAATCATCCGCGCCGCCCTGCTGGTGGGAGCGCTGGCCTACCTGGCCTACCCCTTCGTCGCGCACTTCTGGCTGATGTGCGTACTGGCCTTCGTGCTGGGCCTGGCGCTAGGCAGCGCGCAGCCCAATGTCATGAACATCCTGCACACCGCGTCGCCGCACGGCCGCGCCGGCGAGGCGCTGGGCCTGCGCTCGGCGGTGCTGAACACCAGCCAGGTGGTCTGGCCGCTGACCTTCGGCGTGGTCGGCACGGCGCTGGGCATGCTGCCGATTTTCCTGTCGATGGCGGGCGCGATGGGGGCGGCGGGCTACTATTCGCGGCGCCAGGGACGCAAGGCGCTGGCGCCGCCGGCCAGCTCCGCCACGGGCGGCTGA
- a CDS encoding DUF72 domain-containing protein — MTEDLFGGLPLPAPAATPGRPATPAGAAAEPDSPGKPARGKSVQPFPAAPALQALAARLPPHLYFGTSSWAYPGWNGHVYDGEYGDSLLSRKGLAAYSRHPLLRAAGIDRGFYGPIPLADYLSYAAQVPEGFRFLVKAPASVCDAWLRGPDGAGRLANAAFLDAEIAARDFIVPATSGLGHKCGPLLFQLSPMGPLADSAVFLERLDAFLGALPALDPALTPHAAYAVELRDPALLTPRYIRLLRRHGVRFCLSARDRLPPVPRQAAAQALMDEAGAGPLVLRWMLHAGRPYAYAEKRYAPFDRIVDDDPDTRDAIADVVARTLRAGQPAIVIVSNNAEGCAPLSCVRLAEAIVARLEG; from the coding sequence TTGACTGAAGACCTCTTTGGCGGGCTGCCCCTGCCCGCCCCCGCGGCTACTCCCGGGCGGCCCGCGACGCCAGCCGGCGCGGCCGCCGAACCGGACTCCCCAGGCAAACCGGCGCGTGGCAAGAGCGTGCAGCCGTTCCCGGCCGCGCCGGCGCTGCAGGCGCTGGCCGCGCGGCTGCCGCCGCACCTGTATTTCGGTACCTCGTCCTGGGCCTATCCCGGCTGGAACGGGCATGTCTACGACGGCGAGTACGGCGACAGCCTGCTGTCGCGCAAGGGCCTGGCCGCCTATTCGCGGCACCCGCTGCTGCGCGCTGCCGGCATCGACCGCGGCTTCTACGGGCCGATCCCGCTGGCCGACTACCTGTCGTACGCCGCGCAGGTGCCCGAGGGTTTCCGCTTCCTGGTCAAGGCCCCGGCCAGCGTCTGCGACGCCTGGCTGCGCGGCCCGGACGGTGCCGGCCGGCTGGCCAACGCCGCCTTCCTGGATGCAGAGATCGCGGCGCGCGACTTCATCGTGCCGGCCACCAGCGGCCTGGGGCACAAGTGCGGGCCGCTGCTGTTCCAGCTGTCGCCGATGGGCCCGCTGGCCGACAGCGCGGTATTCCTGGAGCGGCTCGACGCCTTCCTCGGCGCGCTGCCGGCGCTGGATCCGGCGCTGACGCCGCACGCCGCCTATGCCGTCGAGCTGCGCGACCCGGCCCTGCTGACGCCGCGCTACATCCGGCTGCTGCGCCGCCACGGCGTGCGCTTCTGCCTGTCGGCGCGCGACCGGCTGCCACCGGTGCCGCGCCAGGCCGCGGCGCAGGCGCTGATGGACGAAGCCGGGGCAGGCCCGCTGGTGCTGCGCTGGATGCTGCATGCGGGCCGCCCCTATGCCTATGCGGAGAAGCGCTATGCGCCGTTCGACCGCATCGTCGACGACGATCCCGACACCCGCGACGCGATCGCCGACGTGGTGGCGCGCACGCTGCGCGCCGGGCAGCCCGCCATCGTCATCGTCAGCAACAACGCCGAAGGCTGCGCCCCGCTGAGCTGCGTGCGGCTGGCCGAAGCCATCGTGGCGCGGCTGGAGGGCTAG
- the pdxH gene encoding pyridoxamine 5'-phosphate oxidase: MTQLADLRRTYVLGALSESDVAPDPMSQFKRWFDEAVTAKLPEPNAMSLATVDADGQPSARIVLLKGIDDRGFTFFTNYESRKGLDLAANPRAALLFHWVQLERQVRVEGRVEKVSDDESDAYFATRPLGSRVGAWASAQSREVPGRDVLEQREQEYRSKFGENPPRPPYWGGYRLVPTALEFWQGRPSRLHDRIAYRLQPGTGWQIVRLSP, encoded by the coding sequence ATGACCCAACTTGCCGACCTGCGCCGCACCTACGTGCTGGGCGCGCTGTCCGAATCCGACGTGGCCCCCGACCCCATGAGCCAGTTCAAGCGCTGGTTCGACGAAGCGGTCACGGCCAAGCTGCCGGAGCCCAATGCCATGTCCCTGGCCACGGTCGACGCCGACGGCCAGCCCTCCGCGCGCATCGTGCTGCTCAAGGGCATCGATGACCGCGGCTTCACCTTCTTCACCAACTATGAAAGCCGCAAGGGCCTGGACCTGGCGGCAAATCCGCGCGCCGCGCTGCTGTTCCACTGGGTCCAGCTGGAACGCCAGGTGCGCGTCGAAGGCCGCGTCGAGAAGGTTTCCGACGATGAAAGCGACGCCTATTTCGCCACGCGTCCGCTGGGCTCGCGCGTGGGCGCCTGGGCTTCCGCGCAGAGCCGCGAGGTCCCCGGCCGCGACGTGCTCGAGCAGCGCGAGCAGGAATACCGCAGCAAATTCGGCGAAAACCCGCCGCGCCCGCCCTACTGGGGCGGCTACCGCCTGGTGCCGACCGCACTGGAATTCTGGCAGGGCCGTCCGTCCCGCCTGCACGACCGCATCGCCTACCGGCTCCAGCCGGGCACGGGCTGGCAGATCGTGCGGCTGTCGCCCTGA
- a CDS encoding bacteriohemerythrin produces the protein MDAKDQLSSAGLPDHLHLGEPVTDATHAEFVQLLAAVASADDNAFLAAMDAWIDHTRHHFAQEEQWMEAMGFGPRHCHAGEHQQVLAVAVAVRDKVHSDAEFQLGRRLVAELSGWFDHHVKSMDAMMVEHMRENGFTLIEGPATAA, from the coding sequence ATGGACGCCAAAGACCAGCTTTCCTCCGCCGGGCTGCCGGACCACCTGCACCTGGGCGAACCGGTCACCGACGCCACCCACGCCGAATTCGTGCAGCTGCTGGCAGCGGTTGCCAGCGCCGACGACAACGCCTTCCTGGCGGCGATGGACGCATGGATCGACCACACCCGCCATCATTTCGCCCAGGAAGAGCAGTGGATGGAAGCCATGGGCTTCGGCCCGCGCCATTGCCACGCGGGCGAGCACCAGCAGGTGCTGGCGGTGGCCGTCGCGGTGCGCGACAAGGTGCACAGCGATGCCGAATTCCAGCTTGGGCGCCGGCTGGTGGCAGAGCTGTCAGGCTGGTTCGACCATCACGTCAAGTCGATGGACGCGATGATGGTCGAGCATATGCGCGAAAACGGCTTCACGCTGATCGAAGGCCCTGCCACGGCGGCGTGA
- the msrA gene encoding peptide-methionine (S)-S-oxide reductase MsrA: MEHGLETATLGGGCFWCLEAVYQQVEGVVAVESGYTGGHVDHPTYQQVCAGDTGHVEVVRVSFDPSVINYREILEIFFAIHDPTTPDRQGNDVGPQYRSAIFTHSEAQRATAEYVMRELAAAKVFDAPIVTQVEPEQPYWRAEASHQNYYQDHPSQGYCAFVISPKLAKFRKQFGAKLRK; the protein is encoded by the coding sequence ATGGAACATGGATTGGAAACCGCCACGCTGGGCGGCGGGTGCTTCTGGTGCCTGGAGGCGGTCTACCAGCAGGTCGAAGGCGTGGTCGCGGTCGAGTCCGGCTATACCGGCGGACATGTCGACCACCCGACCTACCAGCAGGTCTGCGCAGGCGATACCGGCCATGTCGAAGTGGTGCGCGTCAGCTTCGATCCGTCGGTGATCAATTACCGCGAAATCCTCGAGATCTTCTTCGCCATCCACGACCCCACCACGCCGGACCGGCAGGGCAACGACGTCGGGCCGCAATACCGCTCGGCCATCTTCACGCACTCGGAGGCGCAGCGCGCGACGGCCGAATACGTGATGCGCGAGCTGGCTGCCGCCAAGGTGTTCGATGCGCCGATCGTGACGCAGGTCGAGCCGGAGCAGCCTTACTGGCGCGCCGAGGCCAGCCACCAGAACTACTACCAGGACCATCCCAGCCAGGGGTATTGCGCGTTCGTGATCTCGCCCAAGCTGGCCAAGTTCCGCAAGCAGTTCGGCGCGAAACTGCGCAAGTAA